Genomic DNA from Acomys russatus chromosome 24, mAcoRus1.1, whole genome shotgun sequence:
ACGCCTCTCATAGCTGCAGGCCCAGCTCAGCTCTGCCCCTGCACTAGGGCACGCAAAATCACTTCTATTCACTACGTGGGCCGGCAGGTGGCAACGGAGAAAAGATAAGAGAACTGCGCCAAAGACACCCCAAGAGGCAAGGGGCTGAATAGCCTACATTGAACAGATGGGCAAAGAAAAGCCCAAAGAGGAACATGACTGACTCACCGGAAGCCACACAAGTGACagtcacacagagacaaaaatagaccctacctcccactcccactccagACTCCCTCCCCGCCTCGGCTGGACGTGGTACACGCAGGTGGCTCTCAGACCTTGTGCTCCTGTGTCCTGCGGTGTTGGATCAGGTCTCCCACGTAGTACACCTGGCAGGTATTGCACCAGCGTTTTGGTGGAGGATCTCTGATGACCGTAAAAACAAGCAGGGCATGAAGCTTTGTTCTAGAGAGCTACAGAAGGGAaactgggtgtggctcagcagcacACGCCTGCAACGAGGGGGCGGGGCCTAGTCACAGCGCCAAGAAGATAAAGGACAGAGTAGGGGTCCCTGACTCCGCTAAGTGAGAGCTGACAGACACGCGCTCCCTGTCTGCCAGGCAAAAAAGCAGAGCAGCCAAGAGTCCCTGCCATCTCCTTGTCCTCAGTAGAACTTCTGACCACTGACTCAGACAGCTGCACCCCAGAAAGGGCTTCATTTGTCTTCAGCCAGGTCACTCTAATTCTGAGTAAGTCACCTCTGAGATCTCACTATGGAGCTGGCCCTAAACTAACTAACtctcttcttaaagatttatttatttatttatttatttatttatttatttatttatttattacacatacagtattctgctgcatgtgtgcctgcataccagaagagggcaccagatctcattatagatgtttgtgagccaccgtgtagatactgagacttgaactcaggacctctagaagagcagacagtgctcttaacctctgagccatctttccagcccagcccTAAACTCTTGATCCCTCTCTCTCAGGCccctaaagtgctgggattgtgggtgtcaccacatctggctttgttGTCCACACTCTACAATTGGGAGGCTTGATTCTCCTAAAAGGCTGGGAGCTCTGGCAAGTCCTGCGGCAGCTGCCCCAGGAGACACAGCTTGTATTTGCCAGTGCCCAAATCTATACAGTTCAGCTTTCTCCAGTGACACTTCCCAGCTCTGCAGGCTTGTGACAGACACCCCACTGCAGCCTGGCAGCTCTTATAGCTTCCTGCCGAGCCTTCCCATACCAAGTGCTAGTTCCAGAGTCCAGGGTAGCTATTTCAGACCAATCACATCCTGTGATGAcggaaggagggagcagggaatGCCTAACCCCAGGGCACAAGATGACCCGATCCTTACTGTTCTGCCTCTAAGGTTGGGGCCAGCACACAGACCAGAGGAGCAGGGCTCTGTATTATAaccctcctctcttccacaggAGTGTCACACTGCTCTTATCTGGGAGGAACCTTAGGGCCCCTCATCAACGCATTTTTTcttcctaagacagggtttctctgtgtagccttggctgtcctggacttactttgtagaccaggctggcctcatactcacatctgtctgtctgcctctgcctgccaagtgctgtgattaaaggcgtgtgtcaccacacctggcctcatcAAGGCAATTTATACTCAGGAGAAACTGAGGACCAAGGTTAGAGTTAATGGCGTGCAGGACAATGTTGAACTCCTGGCCTGCCTGAACCACACAGACCCCTGCTAGCCCCTACTTACTCAGCTTCTCTCTCCAGGATATCCCGAGGCAcaggcagcagggacagcagGCAGGTCTGGCTCGAGTGTTGCATTTCCCCAAGTCGCTGCTGGTGCGGAGCCTCTGACATGTGATCCTGGAACTCCTGTGGCATGAATGAGCCAGAAGTGAGCTCATGAGCTGCAGCCGAGGGGAGGACCACACCAGACGTCATGGCCACCCTCAtctctgatcctcctgactccgtTTCTTCTGCATGTCTTACCAGCGTGAGCCACCACAACTGGCATTATGTTATACAGGTTAGTGTGGGCCAGGGCATGGATGGTAAACTGAGGCATAGAAGGATACACCTCCGTTTCTGTGAGTACTTCAATGAGAAGGAACATGGCTCTCCGTGGCCCTGCTCGGACAAGGACCACAGTCACAGAGGTAGGATTGACTACTGGTAATATTATAAGAGCAttatagagagatggctcagaggttaagggcaccggctgctcttccagaagtcctgagttcgattctcagtacctatatggtggctcaaaaccttgtgtaactccagttgtaggggacccgatgccttcttctggctgtGTGCAGTGGACCCATGTGGACATATGGGCcaaatacttatacacataaaatgaaaataatcttttttttcaagtgtttgtttttaatttaaagatagaTATTGAGTTCTTGCTATTTTGCCCAGGTTGATCTGAAATTCACGTACTCACATGATCTTCCAGTTTCAACCCCCTGTAGCTGGGAGCAACGGATAGTCCAAGACcactattcatttgtttattctgcttctcacagctgcactttccttctttttattttgagaaaggctcTCACTAAGTCAACCAGGTTGCCCTTAACCTCacgagcctcctgcctcagcctcccaagtgactGGAATTAGCCCAGCTAAAACTACTATTGCTATTAGTGCTGCACTCGCTTGAGCCAGACCTGGGCCCAGACCTTCAATGTCAACTGCTGAGTCCTAAGACGTGTGGTGAGGTAAGTTCTTGGCTGTCCTCACTGAACACAAGAGGAAAAGAGCCAAGAGTGGAATTTACTTCTGGAGaccatgatggctcacagccaatTTGAACCAGGTTTTGCTTGACCCTAAAAAGACCAGGTGGTCAGGAAATACGTCTAAGCAGATAGATGTACAGCCACTTGGCAGTGTAGGAAAGGCAAGCCCAGAAGGCCCAAGCCTCCTACTCTGCTAGCCCTGGGTACCTGCTGGCTGCTGCAGCTGGCCTTGCAGATATAACAGAAGAACTGGAGGGTCTGCTTGGAGGGTGTGCTGGCAAGGGCAGGGGTAGTAGAGGTAGAGTCCCCAGGGCGAGGTCCAGATGTGACAGGTGTGGTGTTGAAAGCCCGGCTGTTGCTGCTCTGCAGGATGGTGACTTTCAGGGAGCTCCCAGCCCCGCAAATCTACAGTGGATGCAAAGATAAGAGTTTATACCATCTGGGTGACGTTAGGGTACATTTCTTTTTGGGGGAAGgggtttagagacagggtctctgtgtagccttggctagcctggactcactttgtagaccaggctggcctcgaactcaaagtgatccacctgcctctgcctcccaagtgctgggattaaaggcgtgcaccatcacgcccagccctAGGGTATGACTGGCCAAACCTACACGGAGAGTACGGTAGCCAGGATTTGAACCTAGATCAAATATctgtctcgctttgtagaccaggctagcctgaaactcgctgagatcagcttgcctctgcctccacagggcTGGACTGAACATGTGCACCACCCCTCCCGACCTAGCTCTGCTTAATTCTAAAGTCTAACTCATGCCACCACTCACGTGATGGATGTGGAAACTGAGACCCAAGGAACAGAGGTTGCCTTAAGTTTTGTTACAGAGTTGGGACCTGAATCCTACATGGAGACTTGTACGCACCCCAAGcatctctcttgctcttttttcACATTCTCCCACATCCAGGCCACCAGCTGATGCCTCCTGGCTCGCGTCTTCATGGCCCTGAGCACTTCCTGGTTCTGGCAAGGCCTCCTCTGGGCCTGAAATGACACATATGTTTCTTTCCCGGAGTGTGTCTACCATTTGGGGTCCAGAAAGATCTAGATCCAAGAGCTGCCTTCTCTGTACACACCATGACCCTGAGGTCAAGCTGGGGATGGTTCCAGATCTGGACTCGAGGCCCAATCCCCAGGCAAGACTAGACAGTGCCGGACGGGAGAATGAAGGGTTTGACAGTGTTGGATCTTTCAGAGAGTCCAAGATTGCGCGCTCTtgctctttcccccttccctcatccctccctccctccctccctctccctctcccacctctaccAGCTCCTGCAGCGTTAGATGATGGCTGTGGTTCCAAGGCACAGGCCAGAGCTGACACTTGTGCTGGTGGGGGTACTGACCCCTGTGGCCAGGTCTGAGGCTCCTCCTGGGTCTTCTCTGATGTCTGCTCCTGGAGCTGTACTTGCTCGGACACCTGCggatgtgtctgtgtctgggccTGCTTCTGCGGTTGTACCTGCCATGGGGGCTGAGGCTGGCTCTGTGCCTGAGCTTGCTGCTGTGGGTCTGTCTCCCGTGGCTGTACCTGTGGCTGTACCTGACTCTGCTCTGGTGCTAAGTGCTCTGGAGacgtctgtgtctgtgcctgcttCTGCAGCTTTGGCTGCACCTGGCTCTGCAGAACTTGTGGCTGGAGACGGGGCAGCACCAGGGCCCCTGGTGGCTCAGGCAGCCGATCTGGGGTCTGTGTCTGCTTTGGGGCAGTCATCTGGATCTGAGGCTGGACCTTGGCTTGTGGCTGCCCTGTAGGGCCTTTCTCTGTGGACTCCTCTGAGCTGGAAAAGATCCAAACATAATCAAATAGCCAGTTGAGGTATTCTACGCCTTTGATCCTAGCCctaaggaggaagaagcaggcagagctcttgagagtttgaggccagcctggtctacatagtgagttccaggtcaaaaaaacaaaaacaaaaacaaaagcagattaaAGAAGATCAAATCTCTATTTTCTGAGGCCTATGACACAGTTCCCAGTCCCAGCTCTACTTACAATGCGGATCTGGGGAGCTCTGAAGCTGCCCAGGCCTGTCTCACCTAAAGAAACTCAGGGGCATTaactccccacctccaccttgCAATGTGTTTTTGAATTAGCCTTATAAACCTGCCACCATCTGTGTGCTCTGCAAGGACCCCTTCCTCCTAGCtgctcagcctggcctccacatgctcacCCCCAGGTAGACTCAGAAGTGAATCTGACCCTCCCCCAAGTCAAGGCCAAGGCCTAACTTTACAGGCGTGAATTCCAGGTCTCTGAGCCCCAACACGTGGCCAGCATCACTCACCTCTTCGACATCTTGGAAGGTGGTTCCAACACCTCAAAGGGCTCAGGCTCTGGAGGGTCACTCGCTATGCCATCCAGGCAGACTACTGAATCTGGGTCTGCAATGGCAGCAGGTGAGGAAATTCAGCTCCAGGAGATGGCCTTAGCTCCCTCACCACCAAGACCTCCCCTGCCCTGGGGTGGCTTGTGCAAGACAACAGCCCTTGTCTCACCTTTATATGTGTCCATCTGGAGCTCTGCGGCTTCCTCAGACTCCTCTGTAGGGTCTTCCCTGTTTTCCAGAGGCACCGTCTGGGAAGAAGAATCCTGCTTCTTTTTAGAAACcatattttttggggggaggccctattcaagacagggtttttctgtgcagctctggctgtcttggaatttactctgtagaccaggctggccttgaactcagagatctgcctgtctctgcccctgagTACTGAGACCACAGATATGAGCATCTACCACCTGGCTTcagaaaccatttaaaaaaaaaaaaaaaaaagatttactggccgggcgtggtggcacacgcctttaatcccagcactcgggaggcagaggcaggcggatcactgtgagttcgaggccagcctggtctacaaagtgagtctaagatggccaaggctacacagagaaaccctgtctcgaaaaaccaaaaaaaaaaaaaaaaaaaaaagatttactgatctgcaggtgtggtgctgcacgcctgtaatcccagcactcgggaagtagaggcaggtggatctctgtgagttcaagatcagcctggtctacaaagcaagtccaggatagctacacagagaaaccctgtctcagaaaacaaaaacaaaaaacaaacaaacaaacaaatatatttaatgtttgtGTATAgatggagccaccatgtggttggagaattgaactcatgacctctcgaagagcaggcagagcagaaaccatttttggggggttggggtggggtcaCACAGAAACCATTTTTAACTTCCATGTCACTTGCAAACACCCTCCTGCTCATGAAAGACTGTCACTACCAGGCagtgggggcgcacacctttaatcccagcacttgggagggagaggcaggcggatctccatgagttcaagaccaacctgatctacagagtgagttccaggacagccagggctacatagagaaaccttgtctcagaagacAAGGTTTGCATCTCAAGAGACTGAAGGGGCCTGGCTGAAGGCATGGAGGGCCAATGACATGAAACACCTCAAGAGTCATTGTCTGAGGTGTCCGGCTAGATTCCTGACTGCTATTTGGATCTTGGCTGGGGAGGCACAACAAACTCTCTTGGCTCCATTGGTCATCCTAGACGCCCCACCCCCTGTTCCATTAAGCAGCCAGGGAAAGCCTTTGGTTTAAACCCTCCCAGGGCCTCctagtcctggaactctcctaAGCTCGAGCCAGGCGCTGTCCACTCCTCCCACTTTCATATCCtggccctctgcctctctctcccgcCTCTGAACCCAGCCTTCCTCCTACCTTTAGCCTGTCTCAGGGCATCCTTGCTGGCCTCTCTCTGGCCAAGCCCCCAGCCTCCTCCCGCCCCCAGCCTCCTCCCGCCCCCAGCCTTCAATTAGAGCCTCAAAGCCTCTTGCAGGAAGCTCCTAACCACAGGCTAGGTCTAGACCTTTTTAGTGGCATTTCCTGGGTTTTGCTGCTggctttgagagagggtctcactaacTTCCAGTCTTAATAAATTGCTttcagctaggcgtggtggt
This window encodes:
- the Ciz1 gene encoding cip1-interacting zinc finger protein isoform X2, yielding MFNQQLQQQQQLQQLQQQLLQLQQLLQQPPPQASLPMPVSRALPQQSSPQQLLNLQGLHSTSLLNGSTLQRALLLQQLQGLDQFAVPPAMYDSASLTMPTAALGNLRAYNMTAPSLAAPSLTPPQMVTPNLQQFFPQATRQSLLGPPPGGVPMNPSQVNHSGRKQARNPSSITPSHKTVPLENREDPTEESEEAAELQMDTYKDPDSVVCLDGIASDPPEPEPFEVLEPPSKMSKSSEESTEKGPTGQPQAKVQPQIQMTAPKQTQTPDRLPEPPGALVLPRLQPQVLQSQVQPKLQKQAQTQTSPEHLAPEQSQVQPQVQPRETDPQQQAQAQSQPQPPWQVQPQKQAQTQTHPQVSEQVQLQEQTSEKTQEEPQTWPQGSVPPPAQVSALACALEPQPSSNAAGAGRGPEEALPEPGSAQGHEDASQEASAGGLDVGECEKRAREMLGICGAGSSLKVTILQSSNSRAFNTTPVTSGPRPGDSTSTTPALASTPSKQTLQFFCYICKASCSSQQEFQDHMSEAPHQQRLGEMQHSSQTCLLSLLPVPRDILEREAEDPPPKRWCNTCQVYYVGDLIQHRRTQEHKNAKQSLRPFCTICSRHFKTPRKFVEHVKSQGHKDKAKELKTLEKEVASPEEDHFITVDAVGCFESDQEEDDDDNEEEEEIEAEEEFCKQVRSKDPSSEEWKGSETYNPNTAYGVDFLVPVMGYVCRVCHKFYDSNSGLQLSHCKSQAHFENLQKYKEAKNPSPATRPMSRKCAINARNALTALFTCSSGGAHQPRPPDTAKIQSKVKPGSYSPPPPLRRSTRLKT
- the Ciz1 gene encoding cip1-interacting zinc finger protein isoform X1; protein product: MFNQQLQQQQQLQQLQQQLLQLQQLLQQPPPQASLPMPVSRALPQQSSPQQLLNLQGLHSTSLLNGSTLQRALLLQQLQGLDQFAVPPAMYDSASLTMPTAALGNLRAYNMTAPSLAAPSLTPPQMVTPNLQQFFPQATRQSLLGPPPGGVPMNPSQVNHSGRKQARNPSSITPSHKDSSSQTVPLENREDPTEESEEAAELQMDTYKDPDSVVCLDGIASDPPEPEPFEVLEPPSKMSKSSEESTEKGPTGQPQAKVQPQIQMTAPKQTQTPDRLPEPPGALVLPRLQPQVLQSQVQPKLQKQAQTQTSPEHLAPEQSQVQPQVQPRETDPQQQAQAQSQPQPPWQVQPQKQAQTQTHPQVSEQVQLQEQTSEKTQEEPQTWPQGSVPPPAQVSALACALEPQPSSNAAGAGRGPEEALPEPGSAQGHEDASQEASAGGLDVGECEKRAREMLGICGAGSSLKVTILQSSNSRAFNTTPVTSGPRPGDSTSTTPALASTPSKQTLQFFCYICKASCSSQQEFQDHMSEAPHQQRLGEMQHSSQTCLLSLLPVPRDILEREAEDPPPKRWCNTCQVYYVGDLIQHRRTQEHKNAKQSLRPFCTICSRHFKTPRKFVEHVKSQGHKDKAKELKTLEKEVASPEEDHFITVDAVGCFESDQEEDDDDNEEEEEIEAEEEFCKQVRSKDPSSEEWKGSETYNPNTAYGVDFLVPVMGYVCRVCHKFYDSNSGLQLSHCKSQAHFENLQKYKEAKNPSPATRPMSRKCAINARNALTALFTCSSGGAHQPRPPDTAKIQSKVKPGSYSPPPPLRRSTRLKT